A genomic stretch from Deltaproteobacteria bacterium PRO3 includes:
- a CDS encoding sugar kinase translates to MSLTVVGTVALDTVETPFGKLEEGLGGSATHFAASATFFCPLALVAVVGADFPEAHLDFFRSRPIDLAALERHPGKTFRWKGRYEHDLNVAHTLDTQLNVLLDFNPRLTPAMRKNPFLFLGNIDPAIQLQGIEQMEGKPFIAADTMNYWISGHRESLLKTLKRVHLLLINEAEARLLADTPNLVKASRIIREMGPKTLVIKRGEYGALVFHGDEVFSAPALPLEEILDPTGAGDSFAGGVLGYLAKTGDLSFRNLKKAVIYGSVMASFIVEKFSMDRLRDLTNAEIEGRYRQFCELAHFEAAPTTL, encoded by the coding sequence ATGTCCCTGACCGTCGTCGGCACCGTCGCCCTGGATACCGTCGAGACCCCCTTCGGCAAGCTCGAAGAGGGCCTGGGCGGCTCGGCCACGCATTTCGCGGCCTCGGCCACCTTTTTCTGCCCCCTCGCCTTGGTGGCGGTGGTCGGGGCGGATTTCCCCGAGGCCCACCTCGATTTCTTCCGCTCGCGCCCCATCGACCTGGCCGCCCTCGAGCGCCATCCCGGCAAGACCTTCCGCTGGAAGGGGCGCTACGAGCACGACCTCAACGTCGCCCACACCCTCGACACGCAGCTGAACGTCCTGCTCGACTTCAACCCGCGGCTGACGCCGGCGATGCGCAAAAATCCCTTTTTGTTTTTGGGCAACATCGACCCGGCCATCCAGCTGCAGGGCATCGAGCAGATGGAGGGCAAGCCCTTCATCGCCGCCGACACCATGAACTACTGGATCAGCGGGCACCGCGAGTCGCTGCTCAAGACCTTGAAACGCGTCCACCTCCTGCTGATCAACGAGGCCGAGGCGCGGCTTTTGGCCGACACGCCCAACCTGGTCAAGGCCAGCCGAATCATCCGCGAGATGGGCCCCAAGACCCTCGTCATCAAGCGCGGGGAATACGGCGCCCTGGTCTTCCACGGCGACGAGGTCTTCAGCGCCCCCGCCCTCCCGCTCGAGGAGATCCTCGACCCCACCGGCGCCGGTGATTCCTTCGCGGGCGGCGTGCTGGGCTACTTGGCCAAGACGGGGGACTTGAGCTTTCGCAATTTAAAGAAGGCGGTGATCTACGGCAGCGTGATGGCCAGCTTCATCGTCGAGAAATTCAGCATGGATAGGCTGCGCGACCTGACGAACGCGGAGAT